The Thermotoga neapolitana DSM 4359 sequence TTATCTACTCTTTGGGAGGGTTTCCGGGAGTTATGTCCGCTCGATTCATGGAAGAATACACCTACGAGGAGAAAATGAAAACAATTTTGAAGATGCTGGAAGGCAAAGACAGAAAAGCCGCTTTTGTTTGCAGTGCCACGTTCTTCGATTTTCAAAGAAATCTCCTCGTTTCCGTAGAGGACAGAGTAGAGGGTTATATAGCTGAAGAAATAAGGGGAACGGGTGGGTTTGGCTACGATCCCTTCTTCGTACCAGAAGGGTACGACAGGACCTTCGGTGAAATGCCTGAACTCAAGAAAAAACTCAGCCACAGGTCCAGGGCTTTCAGAAAACTGTTTTCGATACTCTCGAAGATCTCAGAATCAGAAAGCCTGTGAAACCCAGAAGAATCAAAACAGCGCTCAAAAGTTGAGCAGCCCTTATGTTGCCCATCATCAGACTGTCGACCCTGAGTCTTTCTATCATGATCCTTCCAAGGGAGTATAAAAGAAAATAAAGGCAGGTTATCTCCCCCGGTCTCTTGCGGTATTTTCTGTAATACACGCTCAACATAAAAAACACCAGAAGGTCCCAGACAGATTCGTACAGAAAGGTTGGATGGAAAAAGGAGTAATCCCTGTACAGAACGGGCCTGTAAGGTTCAGGAACGAACATCTTCCAGGGAAGATTCGTTGGCACTCCAAAGGCCTCGTAGTTGAAAAAGTTGCCCCATCTGCCTATCGCCTGTCCCAGTGGAAGAACGGAGGTGAAAAGATCCGTTGCCTGCAAAAATGAAAAGGAAGGCCTCTTAAAAACGATGTAGAGAAAACCCGTTATCAGAGCACCGATTATGGCTCCGTGTATGGCAAGACCACCCTCCCAGATCTTCAAAACGTCCCAGAAACTCCTGTAGTATCTCAGGTTGAAGAGAACGTAATAGAGCCGGGCTCCCACGATGCCAAAAATTGCTCCATAGAAGACCAGTTCGTCGAACTCTTCCACATTGATTCCTTCTTTCTTTGCCCTTTTTCTGGCCAGGAAATAGCTGAGGAGAAATCCTGTCAGGATGAGGGTTGAATACCATCGAAGTTCAAAACCGCCGATTCTGAAGATGTATCTTCTCACAAGAATCTCGCCACTGAACACCTTCACAAGGAAGATCGAAAGAAGAAGAACCCCAAGAACGACCAGTAACGCTGTCAGGGTCCTCTTCATCTTCTCCTCCTTCCCCATATGACACGAACCGCTATCCTGTACCTTGTGGGAATGAGAACCACGTGACCGCTGTCCATGATGACCGCCGTTTTCGCCTGCTTGCCGAAAGTGGCGTTTATTATTTTGTTTGCGTAGAAGTCTATATTTTTCAACTTCTTTTCCATGGCAGTGCTGACGGGCATCACCGCAACGATTCGTTCTCGAGGAAGGAAGACCTTCCTTCCAAAGGAAACAAAGCTCACACTTTCACCTCCATCATGGTGTATGATACCATTTTCTGGGGGGTGAGAATATGGACGCACTGGGAAAACTCTACACTTCCACCGCTATAGTTACGGTGAACGTCGATGGTAAAATGAACGGTATCACCGTGGCGTGGGTGACGAGGGTGTCCTGGCAACCTCCCATGGTGGCGGTTTCCATAGGAAAGACGAGGTACACGAGGGAACTCCTCGACAAGTCGGACTCTTTCGCCGTCTGTATATTGGGAAAGGACGCAAAAGAAATCGCAGAGTACTTCGGAACTGTTTCCGGAAGAACAACCGACAAATTCAAAAAATACTCCTACACAATGAGTGAAGGAAACCTTCCGATTCCAGAGGGAACGATCGCATATCTTGAGTGCGAAAAAGCGGGCAGGTTCGAAGCGGGAGATCACATCGTCTACGTTGGAACGGTGAGAAGGCAAAAGCTGCTGAAAGACGAACAACCACTTCTGTTTGGAGAACACAGGCTGATATAGAAGGCAGGGAACTCCCTGCCTTCATTTTTTTCAACAGTTTTGAAAACATCCTGAACAGAACGCATATACGATAGAGATCGGGAGGTGATTCAGGTGAGAAGACTCATCGTGCTGGTTCTGGCTCTTTTGCTGGTTGCTTTTTCATTTTCACAGGTGAAGAACATCATCTACTTCATCGGAGACGGAATGGGACTTTCACAGGCGTATCTCACGAGTCTGATCGAGGGAAGACCGCTCTCGTTCATGAAAACCCCTTACACAGGTCTTGTGAAGACCCACTCTGTGGACAGCTGGGTGACGGATTCTGCCGCCGCGGGAACTGCTCTGGCAAGCGGTTTTAAGACGAAAAACGGTATGATCAACGTTCTTCCCGACGGCACAAGGGTTCCCACCATCTTTGAGATAGCAAAAGCATATGGAGCCAAAACGGGCATCGTTGTCACCTGCAGAGTGACACATGCGACACCGGCAGCCTTCTATGCGCATGTCAAAAGCAGAAGCGAAGAAAACGAGATAGCAAGGCAACTCGTGGAAAGTGAAACAGTGGATCTGGTCATGGGAGGAGGATGGGCAAACTTTCTTCCTGAAAGCCTTGGTGGTAAAAGATCGGACGGTCTCAATCTCATCGAAATGGCGAAGAAAAAGGGCTACGTCTATGTGACAAAAAAGGAAGATCTGATGAAACTTCCAGAGAACACCGAAAAGGTCCTGGCGCTTTTTGCGCCGAGCCATCTTGACCCAGCAAGCAGTAGAGAGGAACAGCCCATGCTCTACGAAATGGTGAAGAAGGCCCTGGAAATACTCTCAAATGATGAAGAGCCCTTCTTCCTCATGGTGGAAGGTTCTCAGATCGATTGGGAAGCACACGACAACGATATCTACGGTGTTTGGAAAGAAGTCGTGGAGTTCGACAGAGCGGTTCAGGTGGCTCTCGACTTTGCCCTCAAAAGAGGAGATACCCTCGTGATCGTGACAGCAGACCATGAAACAGGAGGTCTTGCACTCTCTTCGGGTGACTACAGGGTTGATGTGGACAGAATCAGAAAGTTCTCAAAGACCACCGACTGGATCTTGGCGAATTACTCTTTGAAAGATCGCGAAAGTTTCAAAAAGGCCATCGAAAAATACTTCGGTCTGACTCTGTCCGACTCGGATCTCGACAGAATCACCTCTTCAAACAATTCCAAAGTAGAACTCGGAAGGGTGTTGAGCGAAAAGGTGAACGTTGGCTGGACCACCACATCACACTCCGGTGTTCCGGTCCCCATCTATGCATTCGGTCCCGGTGCGGAGAACTTCACAGGATTTCTGGACAACACCGATATCCCGAGGATCATGATGAAACTCGCTGGATACTCCCTTCAGTATCCACTCGTGAAAGAACCTGTGAAATGAAATGAGGGGCTCTGTGCCCCTCATTCAAACACGTCCAGTTCTTCGATCTCATCGAACACCCCGATTATCTTGTAGAACGCTGTTACCTTTTCGAGATCTTTCAGGTCTTCCTTGCCAAGAGGTGCCTCCACTTCCACGAAGAACACGTAATCTCCAAGAAACGTTCTGGCTGGTCTTGATTCCAGTTTTCTCAGATTCATTCCCTTGTTTGCAAAGACATCCAAAACCGCTTTCAAAGCCCCGGGTTTGTCCTGAACACCGAAGAACAACGATGTGTACTTTCCCTCCATCTTACCCGTCTTTCGCCTTATGATGTAAAATCTTGTGATGTTCTTTTCTTTTAAATCCTGGATACTCTTTCTCAGAATGAACAGACCGTACATCCTGGCTGCATTTTCTGACATGATGGCAGCAGATTCATCGTCGAGTAGATTCACCGCGTCGCTCGTTGAGGTGGTGTAACGGATCTCCGCGTGGGGCAGATAAGCGTTGATAAAACCAAGGGATTGTGAGATCGCCTGAGGATGAGAGTAAATCCTCTTGATCTCTTTCAGATCGAGCCTTCTTTTTGCAACAAGGCAGTGATGAACCTCCAGTTTTGCCTCACCGAATACTTCCACTTCGTGGTTCAGCAGGGCATCCAGCACAGGAATCACCGTTCCGTGGGTGGAGTTCTCTATTGGAACGATTCCATAATCTGCTTCTCCTTTCTCCACCATCCTTATGATCTCGTCCGTTGAGGCACAGTACTTTATCGGTATCCTCGAGCCGATCAGTTTCAAAGCCATCTCATCACTGAAGCTCCCCATAGGACCGAGGACTGCCACCGTCTTTGAAATACCAAGTAGTCTGTATTCTTCCTCTTTCGCAAGTTTCATGATCTCCTCAAATACACGTCTCACACGCACAGGGTTCAAGCTGGTCCTGTCCAGAATCTCTTTCACTTTCTGCTCTTCAACCTCTCTGAGGTCCACGGGAGAATCTGTCTTTTTCTTCTCCTCTGCGATTCTTTTTGCGACTTTCATTCTTTCATCGATCAAACCTAATGTTACAAAATCTATAAGCCTGATCTTGTGCCTCATCTCGTTCAAACTGACAGGAGGTCTGAAGAGTTTTGAAAACTCACCTATCAACTCGCTGTGTTCGACGGGAAAGTCGTTGTCTTTCAATCGAGGGATGACCTTTTCTGCCAGAGCCAGAAAGTTACCAGTTTCCTCCCTCCAGTTCAGAAGGTGAGAAGCATACCCCATAAGAAAAGAATCTTTCAGTGCGCGAGCAAGGAAAAGAAGAACAGAATACTTCTCCAGAATCTCTTTGTACTCTCCCCAGGAAACGTCCTTCAGGATAATTCCAAGATTCTTCAAAAAGTCCAGAAACGTGGTGATACGTTCATCCTCGCTCTTTTCGAGGACGTAAAACTCTGAGAATGCGAACTCCTTGTAAAAAACGGGAAAGATGCTGACAAAGGGAACAGACCTTTCTCTATAGAACGCTACAGACTTATCTTTGAATGGATAAAGATCCACAACGGCTTTTCCGGAAAGGTCCACATCCAAAAGATCCTCAGATACCACAAGTTCGGCCTGAAGGATCGAATCTGTGAGTTCCCAGACAGTACCTATTAACTCTTTCTTCAGGGATTCTGTCAGGGGACCTTTTCCGCGTATGTGCACTTTCAATCCTCTCAACCTCCACTGAAAATTCTGTTTTTTGGAATCTTTAAGCATTACTTTACTCTAATACATCTTCGTTATATATATTAATCCTCACGAGAACAATCATTAACACACCGCATAAAGTTGCAAAGAGGAGCATGGTATAATTTGGCTTGAAAACTATTCTACAGAGGGGTGATAAAGTGAAAACAGCCGTTCTGAACAGATTCGTGTTTTCCGACGAAGTTAAGGATATCATAGAGAGCGCTTCAGAAATAATAATACCAGAAAGCAGAAAAGAAATTCTTGAACTTGCAACAGGCAATAAAGACGTTTTTGAAGTGGGATACGACGTTCCAGGAAAAGGCTTCGTAGTGGAAGCAACCGTTACACGTTGCAGAAATGGCCTGGTGGTGAATTATCCTGAACCATACATGAGAAGAAGAGATCCAGATGCCCTTGTGGTTGGAGACAATAAGGAAACAGACAAGCCAAGGTTCAAGGACCGATTCGGAAAAGACTTCGAACCTATTCGGCAGGAAACCTTCGACTGGTTGAAAAAACAGGAGTTGATCCTTTTACCCTTCATGGCAGGAGGATACGATTATGGCTATCCGGCCGTTCTGATAGCCCCGAAGAACGCCGGCTTTTTTGTGGGAGGACTGGCAGATCTTCAGTTCTTCGTTCCGGCAAGCAAAATCCCGGAGAATTTCAAGCCGAGGTTGTACATGTTCCTGGCACCCCCCTTCAGACACACCCATTTCAACGGAAAACAGGTGGTGGTCCATTACAGGCACAATTCCCATTACGAGATATTCTCTTACAATCTCTATCCAGGACCAAGTGCGAAGAAAGGAGTCTATGGATTTTTACTCTACATAGGTGAAAAAGAAAAATGGGTCACCGCACACGCTTCTGCGGTGAAGGTGATCACCCCGTACGAAAATGAACTCGTTATCATGCACGAGGGAGCAAGCGGTGGTGGAAAGAGTGAGATACTCGAAGAGATCCACAGAGAACCTGACGGCAGGATAAAACTCGCGGAAAATCTGATAACGGGAGAAAAGTTCTACATAGAACTCAAAGAAACCTGTGCGCTCCAGCCGGTGGCCGACGACATGTTCATGTGCCACCCGAAACTCCAAACGGGGAAAAAACTCGTAGCGAAGGATGCGGAAGCTGGATGGTTTATAAGAGTGGACCACATAACGGAGTACGGAAGTGCTCCAGACTTGGAAAGGCTGACGATACATCCACCTGAACCTTTAATTTTTCTCAACATTCATGCCGTTCCAGATTCAACAGCCCTGATCTGGGAACACATCGAAGATGAACCGGGGAAACCCTGTCCGAACCCGCGTGTCATCATCCCAAAGAGATTCATGAAAAACGCCATCTCCGATCCCGTAGAAGTGGATGTGAGAAGTTTCGGTGTGAGAACACCTCCGTGTACAAAAGAGAAGCCAACGTACGGGATCATCGGCCTTATGCAGGTACTACCCCCCGCAATAGCGTGGCTCTGGAGGCTGGTGGCACCAAGAGGATTCGCCAACCCGAGTATAGTCGGTACGAAGGGAATGACGAGCGAAGGTGTGGGATCTTTCTGGCCGTTCTCTTCCGGAAAGATGGTGAGGCTCGCCAACATTCTTCTTGAGCAGATCATAGACACACCCGGAACCAGGTACATCCTCGTTCCAAACCAACACATAGGAGTCTACAAGGTCGGATTCATGCCGGAGTGGATCGCAAGGGAGTACCTCTCAAGAAGAGGAGGAGTGAAATTCAAACCGAACCAGCTCGTGCCGTCAAAATGTGCTCTGCTTGGATTTTCACTCAAGGAAATGAAGATCGAAGGAATAACGATCCCCAAGGAACTTCTGCAACCACATCTGCAACCGGAATTGGGAGAGGAAGCCTACGAAAAAGGAGCACAGCAACTCAGAGACTTCTTCAAGAGAGAACTCAAAAAATTCCTCACAGAGGATCTGAACCCGGTTGGAAGAGAGATCATCCAGTGCTGCCTCGACGATGGGTCCCTTGAGGATTATCTGAAGATCATTCCCATGAACTTTTAAAGCGGGGGACAACCCCGCTTTTTCAAAGTCCAAGGTCTTCAAGTGTCAAGATCACCTTGAACCTTCCAGGCTGCCTCACACCGGATTCCACTACCAAGAAATAATCGCATATTCTCTGGGGAGAAGAACAGTCAGCGCAGAATCCCGTCTTCGTACATGGGGTTTCCAGATTCAATCGCTTTGAATTCATCGGAGAAATGTACCTCAACCTCTCTCTTGCTTCTTCGACATCTTTTACCACTTTGTTCACGCTTGCGATCACGATCACATTCCTGGGACCGTAGACAACCGCTGCCACCCTGTTCCCGTTTCCATCGAGAAAGACCAGTTTTCCATCCTCCGTTATAGCATTTGCACTGGTGAAGTAGTAATCAGCCCAGAAACTCTTTCTGTATATCTCCTCCACTTCCTCTCTGGTTTTGGCGGAATACCTGTCAAGGAAGTTGTATTTTCCACTGCGCAGAAGATCGAGAACACCAGTATCAGCCAGTGTGAGAGAACCACCAACCGCCACGGTTGCGCCTTCTGGAACGATCTCTTTTACTTTCTCAACGACTTCTCTCCTGTCTTTCACCACCCAGACCTCATGTTTCTTTTTTCTTAAACTGTTAGCCAAATGCTCAGCGATCTTCTCTTTCTTCCACAGCCACAAATCTTCTCTCAGACTCACAGAAAAACACCTCCTTGGATTATGAATTTTGAGACTTAAACACTAAAATATCTTACCTACAACTAAAATGGTAGGTTTAGTGGTAGGTTTCTGAACACTACTTATGGTATCTATTGGTAGAAAACACACAACATGAAGTAGAAAAAGTGATGAAGAATCATTCTTTGCTTCTTTTTTCACAAATAACCTACCACTTCTCTCTGAAATCAGCTTCCAAAGCCGATTTGAAGGTGGTAGGTTTCTGTATGATTCACCAAAAGAGCACTTTAGTTCTCACAAACAATTTTACCGTAAAATCTTCGTTCTTTGAAATCCTCTTCTGAAGAGAGTTTCAGAAAACCTACCACCTGAAATCCTCTTCAAAAGCGACTTATAGAATAACTTACCACTAACCTACCACTAACCTACCACCTGGGTGGTAAGTTGCAGACATGATTCTTTCTTGCATCAGAAAACGGATAGAAATTTTCAACTTGAGAAACCTACCACTTTGCGGTCTGTTTTATTACTACTACTACTAAGAGTATAATAGTCATGAGGTGAGAAGAATGGACTGGAAAGTTGAACTTGCAGAAATTGAAAAGAAAAAACGATTTTTTCTGGAAGGTGAGTACAAAAGTGAAGGAATAGAACTGGATGTGGGTTTTTGTAAGTTCCTGGAGCCGGTTCGGGTGAAGATGGTTGTTGCAAAGACCAAAGATGGATTCACCATCGGTGGGTACGTTCACACAGCGATAGAGCACCCGTGTGCCAGATGTCTGGAACCAACGCGTGTGGAGATAAAAGGTGTGATAGAGGCACTTTATCTTCCAGAGAGCATGCGAAAAAATGTAAAAGAAGAGAAACTTGAATCTTTGAAGAATATCATATACTATCATGAAACGGAATTCGATCTTTCAGAGAGAATCGTTGAAGCGATAGTGGTGAGTGTACCCGAAAAGGTTCTGTGTAAACCGGATTGTAAAGGACTGTGCCCGCACTGCGGAACCAATTTGAACGAAGAACCCGATCACAGGTGTGATAAAATTCCTGTGGTCGACAGTCGATTCGAGATCCTTGCTAAACTGAAGGATAACCTTGAGAACAGGGAGGTATAAAGGTATGGCAGTTCCGAAGCAAAAAAGATCCCGATCGAGAACACATCACAAAAGAGCAAAGATCTACAGGGCGATCAGTGTTCCTCTGGAAAAGTGTCCGAACTGCGGAGAGTACAAAATGCCACACAGAGTCTGCCTGCACTGTGGTTACTACAAAGGAAAACAGGTTCTCGAGATAGCGGAGTGATGCGGTGAAGATAGCAGTCGATGTGATGGGTGGTGACAGAGCGCCCGATGAAATTTTGAAGGGCGCTCTTTTGGCTTCAAAGGAATTGGAGAGTGAGATCGTCCTCGTAGGACCCAGAGAGATCGTTGAAAATGCGGGTCTTTCGTTTGTTGAGACAACAGAAGTTGTGAACATGGATGATCCACCACTCGAGGTTTTGAGAAAAAAGGACTCATCCATGCACGTCGGTTTGAAACTGGTTGCCGAAGGCAAAGTGGACGCATTTGTGAGTGCCGGAGCAACCGGACCCCTTTTTCTCGGTGCCACTTCCATCGTGGGGAAGATAAAAGGAGTGGAAAGACCAGCCCTTGGCGTGGCGGTTCCTTCTCTCAAAGGCTTCACAGTTTTGATCGATGCAGGAGCGAACGCGAAGGTCAGACCAGAACACCTTCTGGACTTCTCGCTCATGGGAATTGCCTACGCAAGAGTGCTGGGTGTGGAGTCACCAAGAGTGGGGCTTTTGAATATCGGCTCGGAAGAAAACAAAGGTCACGAAGATCTGAGAAAGGCCTTTTCCCTTCTGAAAGAACATCTTGGAGATAACTTTTACGGGAACGTGGAAGGACACGACATAAACCTTGGAACGGTTCATGTGGTAGTGACGGATGGGTTCTCAGGGAACGTTGCTTTGAAGACCATGGAGGGAACGGCAAAGTTGATCACATCTGTGATGAAAGAGTCTATAAAAGAAGGCGGACTTTTTTCTTTGATCGGAGCATTTCTCATGAAAAAGAGCTTTGATCGAATGAGAGAGAGACTCGATCCAAGGACTTACGGAGGAACTTTCATACTCGGTATAAGAGGAATCGTTGTGAAGGCTCACGGTTCCTCGGATGCGAAGGCTATAAGACATGCCATCAGAGTGGCTGAAAGAGGAATCAGGATGAACCTCGTTCGTGAAATTGAGAGGGGGATACC is a genomic window containing:
- the rdgB gene encoding RdgB/HAM1 family non-canonical purine NTP pyrophosphatase, with protein sequence MVGTFRIYVATTNPHKVEEIKEIAPEWAEILPSPEKIEVIEDGETFLENSVKKAIVYGKKLKSPVIADDSGLVIYSLGGFPGVMSARFMEEYTYEEKMKTILKMLEGKDRKAAFVCSATFFDFQRNLLVSVEDRVEGYIAEEIRGTGGFGYDPFFVPEGYDRTFGEMPELKKKLSHRSRAFRKLFSILSKISESESL
- the lgt gene encoding prolipoprotein diacylglyceryl transferase; protein product: MKRTLTALLVVLGVLLLSIFLVKVFSGEILVRRYIFRIGGFELRWYSTLILTGFLLSYFLARKRAKKEGINVEEFDELVFYGAIFGIVGARLYYVLFNLRYYRSFWDVLKIWEGGLAIHGAIIGALITGFLYIVFKRPSFSFLQATDLFTSVLPLGQAIGRWGNFFNYEAFGVPTNLPWKMFVPEPYRPVLYRDYSFFHPTFLYESVWDLLVFFMLSVYYRKYRKRPGEITCLYFLLYSLGRIMIERLRVDSLMMGNIRAAQLLSAVLILLGFTGFLILRSSRVSKTVF
- a CDS encoding DUF370 domain-containing protein, which encodes MSFVSFGRKVFLPRERIVAVMPVSTAMEKKLKNIDFYANKIINATFGKQAKTAVIMDSGHVVLIPTRYRIAVRVIWGRRRR
- a CDS encoding flavin reductase family protein — encoded protein: MDALGKLYTSTAIVTVNVDGKMNGITVAWVTRVSWQPPMVAVSIGKTRYTRELLDKSDSFAVCILGKDAKEIAEYFGTVSGRTTDKFKKYSYTMSEGNLPIPEGTIAYLECEKAGRFEAGDHIVYVGTVRRQKLLKDEQPLLFGEHRLI
- a CDS encoding alkaline phosphatase; translated protein: MRRLIVLVLALLLVAFSFSQVKNIIYFIGDGMGLSQAYLTSLIEGRPLSFMKTPYTGLVKTHSVDSWVTDSAAAGTALASGFKTKNGMINVLPDGTRVPTIFEIAKAYGAKTGIVVTCRVTHATPAAFYAHVKSRSEENEIARQLVESETVDLVMGGGWANFLPESLGGKRSDGLNLIEMAKKKGYVYVTKKEDLMKLPENTEKVLALFAPSHLDPASSREEQPMLYEMVKKALEILSNDEEPFFLMVEGSQIDWEAHDNDIYGVWKEVVEFDRAVQVALDFALKRGDTLVIVTADHETGGLALSSGDYRVDVDRIRKFSKTTDWILANYSLKDRESFKKAIEKYFGLTLSDSDLDRITSSNNSKVELGRVLSEKVNVGWTTTSHSGVPVPIYAFGPGAENFTGFLDNTDIPRIMMKLAGYSLQYPLVKEPVK
- the pheA gene encoding prephenate dehydratase, which produces MHIRGKGPLTESLKKELIGTVWELTDSILQAELVVSEDLLDVDLSGKAVVDLYPFKDKSVAFYRERSVPFVSIFPVFYKEFAFSEFYVLEKSEDERITTFLDFLKNLGIILKDVSWGEYKEILEKYSVLLFLARALKDSFLMGYASHLLNWREETGNFLALAEKVIPRLKDNDFPVEHSELIGEFSKLFRPPVSLNEMRHKIRLIDFVTLGLIDERMKVAKRIAEEKKKTDSPVDLREVEEQKVKEILDRTSLNPVRVRRVFEEIMKLAKEEEYRLLGISKTVAVLGPMGSFSDEMALKLIGSRIPIKYCASTDEIIRMVEKGEADYGIVPIENSTHGTVIPVLDALLNHEVEVFGEAKLEVHHCLVAKRRLDLKEIKRIYSHPQAISQSLGFINAYLPHAEIRYTTSTSDAVNLLDDESAAIMSENAARMYGLFILRKSIQDLKEKNITRFYIIRRKTGKMEGKYTSLFFGVQDKPGALKAVLDVFANKGMNLRKLESRPARTFLGDYVFFVEVEAPLGKEDLKDLEKVTAFYKIIGVFDEIEELDVFE
- a CDS encoding DUF4914 family protein → MKTAVLNRFVFSDEVKDIIESASEIIIPESRKEILELATGNKDVFEVGYDVPGKGFVVEATVTRCRNGLVVNYPEPYMRRRDPDALVVGDNKETDKPRFKDRFGKDFEPIRQETFDWLKKQELILLPFMAGGYDYGYPAVLIAPKNAGFFVGGLADLQFFVPASKIPENFKPRLYMFLAPPFRHTHFNGKQVVVHYRHNSHYEIFSYNLYPGPSAKKGVYGFLLYIGEKEKWVTAHASAVKVITPYENELVIMHEGASGGGKSEILEEIHREPDGRIKLAENLITGEKFYIELKETCALQPVADDMFMCHPKLQTGKKLVAKDAEAGWFIRVDHITEYGSAPDLERLTIHPPEPLIFLNIHAVPDSTALIWEHIEDEPGKPCPNPRVIIPKRFMKNAISDPVEVDVRSFGVRTPPCTKEKPTYGIIGLMQVLPPAIAWLWRLVAPRGFANPSIVGTKGMTSEGVGSFWPFSSGKMVRLANILLEQIIDTPGTRYILVPNQHIGVYKVGFMPEWIAREYLSRRGGVKFKPNQLVPSKCALLGFSLKEMKIEGITIPKELLQPHLQPELGEEAYEKGAQQLRDFFKRELKKFLTEDLNPVGREIIQCCLDDGSLEDYLKIIPMNF
- a CDS encoding lactate utilization protein — its product is MSLREDLWLWKKEKIAEHLANSLRKKKHEVWVVKDRREVVEKVKEIVPEGATVAVGGSLTLADTGVLDLLRSGKYNFLDRYSAKTREEVEEIYRKSFWADYYFTSANAITEDGKLVFLDGNGNRVAAVVYGPRNVIVIASVNKVVKDVEEARERLRYISPMNSKRLNLETPCTKTGFCADCSSPQRICDYFLVVESGVRQPGRFKVILTLEDLGL
- a CDS encoding YceD family protein — translated: MDWKVELAEIEKKKRFFLEGEYKSEGIELDVGFCKFLEPVRVKMVVAKTKDGFTIGGYVHTAIEHPCARCLEPTRVEIKGVIEALYLPESMRKNVKEEKLESLKNIIYYHETEFDLSERIVEAIVVSVPEKVLCKPDCKGLCPHCGTNLNEEPDHRCDKIPVVDSRFEILAKLKDNLENREV
- the rpmF gene encoding 50S ribosomal protein L32; amino-acid sequence: MAVPKQKRSRSRTHHKRAKIYRAISVPLEKCPNCGEYKMPHRVCLHCGYYKGKQVLEIAE
- the plsX gene encoding phosphate acyltransferase PlsX, whose translation is MKIAVDVMGGDRAPDEILKGALLASKELESEIVLVGPREIVENAGLSFVETTEVVNMDDPPLEVLRKKDSSMHVGLKLVAEGKVDAFVSAGATGPLFLGATSIVGKIKGVERPALGVAVPSLKGFTVLIDAGANAKVRPEHLLDFSLMGIAYARVLGVESPRVGLLNIGSEENKGHEDLRKAFSLLKEHLGDNFYGNVEGHDINLGTVHVVVTDGFSGNVALKTMEGTAKLITSVMKESIKEGGLFSLIGAFLMKKSFDRMRERLDPRTYGGTFILGIRGIVVKAHGSSDAKAIRHAIRVAERGIRMNLVREIERGIPHVRNSGDGR